The stretch of DNA GAGGCCGCGGCCCGGATCTCCGCACTGCTCGACGCCTGAGCCGGCCGACCGCCGACCGTGCCGGAGCGAGGCTACGCCGGAGGATCGCCGAGGAGGTCGGCGTAGTCGGAGCGGACCTCGGGGCGCACGAGCGCGCGCAGCATCAGTGCGAGCTGGGCGTCGGCGTACTCGTCGAGGGTCATCGTCTGCTGGAAGTACCAGTGCTTGAGGGCCCATGCGTGGGCCAGGAGCAGCAGGTCGTACGCGACGAGGTCGGCGTTCGGCGCCGCGAGGAGGCCGGCGTCGACACCTGCGCGGACGGCGGTGCGCAGCGGCTCACTCGTCTCGACCTCGAGCGTCTTGATCTTCTCGCGCCCCTGGATCGAGAGCGCATTCGACTCCCGGTACGTGAGAACCGCGGCGTGCCGGTAACGCGCGATCACCTGGCAGTACGCGGTGAACGCGGCGGCGAGGCGTCGAACGGGATCGTCGCCTGCCGCGTCGACGGCAGCGGGCACCGTGGTCCGGAATGCGTCGAGGACCTCGACGATGACGGCGAGTAGCACTTCGTCCTTGCCGCCGAAGTAGCGATAGATCAGACCGACGCTCACGCCCGCCTCGGCGGCCAACGCCTGCATCGACACCGCTTCCGAACCCGCGCGCTCCATGAGTCGCGCGGCGGCGTCGAGTATCTGACGCGATCGCATCGAGGCGCTGACCTCGCGCACGGCCTCGCTGACTGACGTGCGCTGCGGATCCGCGGTCATCGGTCCCTCCTTCTCGATGTGAATCGATGTTCATCGTAACGCCGCTCGCGGAACGGATTTCACCGTGACCCTTGACACCCATCGTGAATGAACATAGATTCATTCGCAATGAATCAATATTCATTTCACGTCCGGAGTCACTGACATCAACCCGAGGAGCACGTCATGAGCCAGTACGAAGACATCACCTACGAGGTCGTCGACAACGCGGGGATCATCACCCTCAACCGTCCGCAGCGGTACAACGCGTTCCGGGCGCAGACGGTCGACGAGCTGATCGCGGCCTTCCAGCGGGCCTGGTCCGACCACACGGTCCGCGCGGTGATCTTGACCGGTGCCGGCGAGAAGGCGTTCTGCACGGGCGGCGACGTCAAGCAGCGCGCCGAGACCGGCGACTACGGGCCGTCCGAGCTGGACCGCTTCCGCATCGGAGACCTGCACAAGCTCATGCGCGACATCCCGAAGCCGGTCATCGCCGCAGTCAACGGCATAGCGGTCGGCGGCGGCCACGTGCTGCACGTGCTCGCCGACGTCACCCTCGCCGCCGACACCGCGAAGTTCGGTCAGGCGGGCCCGCGCGTCGGATCGTTCGACGCCGGATTCGGCTCGGCGTATCTCGCCCGCGTCGTCGGCGAGAAGAAGGCGCGCGAGATCTGGTTCTGGTGCCGCCAGTACTCGGCCGCCGAGGCCCTCGACATGGGGTTGGTGAACAAGGTGGTTCCGGCCGACCGGCTGCTCGACGAGGCGAAGGCGTGGGTCGCCGAAGTCGCCGAGAAGAGCCCGACCGCCATCAAGTTCCTCAAGCAGTCGTTCAACGCCGACACCGATCACCAGGCGGGCTTCTCGAACATGGCGATGACCGCGCTCGACCTGTTCGTCGTCTCGCCCGAGGGCGCCGAGGGCGCCGCGGCGTTCGCCGAGAAGCGCCCGGCCGACTTCGCCGCCCACGTCGACTGGCACTAGAGCCGACCTCACCTGACGACGGGAGATCATCGTGCACTACGGATTCGACGACGACCAGCAGGTGTTCCGCACCGAGATGGCCCGGTGGGCCGACAAGGTCCTGGCCCCGCATTACCAGTCCGACGACAAGGCCGCGGAGTTCCGGCGACAACAGGCCGTCGACATGGCTGAGATGGGCCTGACCGGACTGCGCATCCCCGAAGAGTACGGGGGACAGGACGCGACGGCGGTGATCGCCGGAATCGCCGCGGAAGAAGTCGGTCGGGCGGACTTCAACGCCGGCTACCTCATCATCAACACCGCGTTGATCAGCGACATCCTGGTACGCAACTGCACCGACGAGCAGAAGGCCGCGTGGCTGCCCGCGATCGCATCCGGGGAGACCGTCCCGTGCATCATGATCACCGAGCCCGAACACGGAACCGACGCCGCCGCACTGGGACTCAAGGCCGTACCCACCGACGACGGTTGGCGGCTGTCCGGGGAGAAGACCTCGATCACATTGGGCATGGCCGCCGACCGCGCCGTCGTACTGGCTCGCACCGGCGGCGCCGGTGCCCGCGGAGTCAGCGCCTTCTGGGTGGACCTGACCGATCCGGGCGTCACGAGGTCGCCCTTCGACGATCTGGGCAGCCGGGCCATCGGCCGAGCGTCGGTGCACTTCGACGACGTCCACGTGACGTCGGGAGATCTGATCGGTCAGGAGGGCGGCGGTTTCGTCTCGGTGATGCAGGGATTCGACTACTCCCGGGCGATCATCGGTCTGCTCTGTCTCGGAGCCGCGCAGCAATCGCTCGACGAAGCGATCGCCTGGGCGCGGGACCGGCAGGCGTTCGGCCAGCCGATCGGCAGATTCCAGGGCGTCTCGTTCCCGCTCGCCGAGCACGCCACCTACATCACCGGCGCCCGCCATGTCTGTTACGAGGCCCTGTGGCGCAAGGACAACGACGTCGAGCACTCGGCCGAAGCCGCGATGGCCAAGTTCTGGGCACCGAAACTGTCGGCCGACGTCATTCACCAATGCCTGCTGACTCTCGGTCATGTCGGCTACTCCACCGAACACAAGGTCGGCCAGCGCCTGCGCGACGTCATCGGCCTGGAGATCGGCGACGGCACCGCACAGGTCTCCAAGCTGGTCATCTCCCGCAGCCTCCTGGGACGTACCGCCGCCCCGTAGACGTCGGTCGGCGCTTGCGCCGAACGCCGCGAATAACCTCACTCACCACGACAGGACGCACACTCATGAGCAAGCTCACCGACAAGATCGCATTCGTCACCGGCGCCGGACAGGGGATCGGCGCGGCCATCGCGACGAAGCTGGCCGCCGAGGGCGCCACCGTCGTCGTCACCGACGTCAACGCCGACACCGCCGAGGCCACCGCGGCCGAACTCGGCAACGAAAGCATCGGCCTGCGGGTCGACGTCACCAGCCGCGACTCGGTGAACGCCGCCGTCGACACCGTCATCGAGCGGTTCGGGCGCCTCGACGTACTGGTCAACAACGCGGGCTGGGACAAGGCCGAACCGTTCGTCGAGTCCGAGCCCGAGACATGGGACCGGGTGATCGCGATCAACCTGTACGGCGTTCTCAACACCTCGAAGAAGATCCTGCCGATCATGGCCGACCAGGGATTCGGGCACGTGGTGAATCTCGGCTCGGACGCCGGCCGCGTCGGTTCCTCGGGCGAAGCCGTGTACTCGGCCGCCAAAGGCGGAGTCATCGCCTTCACCAAGTCGACCGCCCGTGAGATGGCGCGGTCGCAGGTCAACATCAACTGCGTGTGCCCCGGTCCCACGGACACCGCGCTGTTCGCGTCGATGGGCGGGGAGAAGCTGCGCGCCGCACTGCAGAAGGCCATCCCGCTGCGTCGTCTCGGTCAGCCCGAGGACCTCGCCAACACCGTCGCCTTCCTCGCCTCCGATGAGGCCTCCTTCATCACCGGACAGACCGTCAGCGTCAGCGGCGGCCTCTCCATGAGCTGAGACGAGAATCCCATGTCCTTCGAGACGATCCTGACTCCGGAACTGATCGAACAGTACACGCGCGGCGGCTACTGGCAGGGCCGCATCATCACCGACTGGCTCGACGACGCCGCCGACTCCACTCCCGACAAGATCGCCTTCATCGACGTCCACCGCGAGATCACCTACGGCGCCCTGCGCGACGAGGTGGACCGGTGCGCCCTCGGCCTCCTCGAACTCGGTGTCGAGGCGGGCGACGTCGTCTCGTTCCAACTCCCGAACTGGATCGAATGGATCGTCGTCCACTACGCCGCGACCCGGATCGGTGCGGTCAGCAACCCGCTGATCCCGATCTACCGCGAGCGGGAGGTGGGTTTCATGGTCGCCCTCGCCGCCACGAAGGTCCTGGTGATCCCGCAGACCTTCCGCAACTTCGACTATCCCGAGATGTACGCGGGCATGTCGGAGCAGACGTCGACGGTGGCGCACACCCTCGTGGTCGGCGGATCGTACGACGAGTTCATGGCG from Gordonia humi encodes:
- a CDS encoding TetR/AcrR family transcriptional regulator encodes the protein MTADPQRTSVSEAVREVSASMRSRQILDAAARLMERAGSEAVSMQALAAEAGVSVGLIYRYFGGKDEVLLAVIVEVLDAFRTTVPAAVDAAGDDPVRRLAAAFTAYCQVIARYRHAAVLTYRESNALSIQGREKIKTLEVETSEPLRTAVRAGVDAGLLAAPNADLVAYDLLLLAHAWALKHWYFQQTMTLDEYADAQLALMLRALVRPEVRSDYADLLGDPPA
- a CDS encoding enoyl-CoA hydratase-related protein, with the translated sequence MSQYEDITYEVVDNAGIITLNRPQRYNAFRAQTVDELIAAFQRAWSDHTVRAVILTGAGEKAFCTGGDVKQRAETGDYGPSELDRFRIGDLHKLMRDIPKPVIAAVNGIAVGGGHVLHVLADVTLAADTAKFGQAGPRVGSFDAGFGSAYLARVVGEKKAREIWFWCRQYSAAEALDMGLVNKVVPADRLLDEAKAWVAEVAEKSPTAIKFLKQSFNADTDHQAGFSNMAMTALDLFVVSPEGAEGAAAFAEKRPADFAAHVDWH
- a CDS encoding acyl-CoA dehydrogenase family protein, which encodes MHYGFDDDQQVFRTEMARWADKVLAPHYQSDDKAAEFRRQQAVDMAEMGLTGLRIPEEYGGQDATAVIAGIAAEEVGRADFNAGYLIINTALISDILVRNCTDEQKAAWLPAIASGETVPCIMITEPEHGTDAAALGLKAVPTDDGWRLSGEKTSITLGMAADRAVVLARTGGAGARGVSAFWVDLTDPGVTRSPFDDLGSRAIGRASVHFDDVHVTSGDLIGQEGGGFVSVMQGFDYSRAIIGLLCLGAAQQSLDEAIAWARDRQAFGQPIGRFQGVSFPLAEHATYITGARHVCYEALWRKDNDVEHSAEAAMAKFWAPKLSADVIHQCLLTLGHVGYSTEHKVGQRLRDVIGLEIGDGTAQVSKLVISRSLLGRTAAP
- a CDS encoding SDR family NAD(P)-dependent oxidoreductase; the encoded protein is MSKLTDKIAFVTGAGQGIGAAIATKLAAEGATVVVTDVNADTAEATAAELGNESIGLRVDVTSRDSVNAAVDTVIERFGRLDVLVNNAGWDKAEPFVESEPETWDRVIAINLYGVLNTSKKILPIMADQGFGHVVNLGSDAGRVGSSGEAVYSAAKGGVIAFTKSTAREMARSQVNINCVCPGPTDTALFASMGGEKLRAALQKAIPLRRLGQPEDLANTVAFLASDEASFITGQTVSVSGGLSMS